A genome region from Nocardiopsis exhalans includes the following:
- a CDS encoding SPFH domain-containing protein: MSFAQTVRGAASAVAQGGDPRQAVTDAVQQAAGQVGGQGAGQRSGQSSESGLDPQDFVAAREQGSSVDTRIEQKTTSLNNAGEALNRSYYERGRSGPVHVICPMVTPRGRTLVTMLPAIALVVIGVIGFSTVTATAMVTGANPLLNPFFGIHYWLITLAVTGFMWWRQGMVMVPDGCKAIMTRFGKMEGLLDPGRVTLFNPWKRVSYIVNTEREYPFNAPIRSAPTKSGVQASVDLFVQFKIKKPDDFVYTLGGVHGFQEKLNNAISETTRSLIYEQEASAIYDMVGEGTQGLLTSLNSQFNGIVELTSANITHAEPSSQEYRMDLAAPEMVRVAKDAYTFEYELQLRKEQNEGDLNKELATLNETLSAIQADIAQYQAQMDTALERETNRARATARQRFVEAESEANANAALLQAQALDIRAVSAAEAPEILNYRFRENLLDKLESVADSLPQVLRIGSGDGASVDYLRIAQEIIGQSDTALFSDEDMAAVRERLGEIKARISQREQEINALIEEEANARRGPSVEDPGEDLVEEIRQSVSDEAIDERISEAAPSPDTEPASPAEQAPHGDPAAHGGQAPPAGQPPVDAPPPSGAPFHNPQDPQNPPPPPWPQGGSEGQHPGGQ, translated from the coding sequence ATGTCGTTCGCGCAGACCGTGCGCGGCGCGGCCAGTGCGGTAGCCCAGGGGGGCGACCCGCGTCAGGCCGTGACCGACGCAGTCCAACAGGCCGCGGGCCAGGTGGGCGGACAGGGGGCCGGCCAGCGGTCCGGTCAGAGTTCGGAGAGCGGTCTCGACCCGCAGGACTTCGTTGCCGCACGTGAGCAGGGTTCGTCCGTCGACACCCGTATCGAGCAGAAGACCACATCGCTCAACAACGCAGGCGAGGCCCTCAACCGCAGCTACTACGAACGCGGTCGCAGCGGCCCCGTTCACGTCATCTGTCCGATGGTCACCCCCCGGGGACGCACCCTCGTCACGATGCTCCCGGCGATCGCCCTGGTGGTCATCGGTGTCATCGGGTTCTCGACGGTGACGGCGACGGCGATGGTCACCGGCGCCAACCCGCTGCTCAACCCCTTCTTCGGGATCCACTACTGGCTCATCACCCTCGCCGTCACCGGCTTCATGTGGTGGCGCCAGGGCATGGTCATGGTCCCGGACGGCTGCAAGGCCATCATGACGCGGTTCGGGAAGATGGAGGGCCTTCTCGACCCGGGCCGGGTCACGCTGTTCAACCCCTGGAAGCGCGTCTCCTACATCGTCAACACCGAGCGCGAGTACCCGTTCAACGCGCCGATCCGGTCCGCTCCCACCAAGAGCGGCGTCCAGGCCTCGGTCGACCTGTTCGTGCAGTTCAAGATCAAGAAGCCCGACGACTTCGTCTACACCCTGGGCGGCGTCCACGGTTTCCAGGAGAAGCTCAACAACGCCATCAGCGAGACCACCCGCAGTCTCATCTACGAGCAGGAGGCCTCGGCGATCTACGACATGGTCGGCGAGGGCACCCAGGGACTGCTGACCTCCCTGAACAGCCAGTTCAACGGGATCGTCGAACTGACCAGCGCCAACATCACCCACGCCGAGCCCTCCAGCCAGGAGTACCGGATGGACCTGGCGGCGCCGGAGATGGTGCGGGTGGCCAAGGACGCCTACACCTTCGAGTACGAGCTCCAGCTGCGCAAGGAGCAGAACGAGGGTGACCTGAACAAGGAGCTCGCCACCCTCAACGAGACGCTCTCCGCGATCCAGGCCGACATCGCCCAGTACCAGGCGCAGATGGACACCGCCCTGGAGCGTGAGACCAACCGGGCGCGCGCCACCGCCCGCCAGCGCTTCGTGGAGGCCGAGTCCGAGGCCAACGCCAACGCCGCGCTGCTGCAGGCCCAGGCCCTGGACATCCGCGCGGTCAGCGCCGCCGAGGCGCCCGAGATCCTCAACTACCGGTTCCGGGAGAACCTCCTGGACAAGCTGGAGTCGGTCGCGGACAGCCTGCCGCAGGTGTTGCGGATCGGTTCGGGCGACGGTGCCAGTGTCGACTACCTGCGCATCGCCCAGGAGATCATCGGTCAGAGCGACACCGCCCTGTTCTCCGATGAGGACATGGCCGCGGTCCGTGAGCGTCTGGGCGAGATCAAGGCCCGCATCTCCCAGCGCGAGCAGGAGATCAACGCCCTCATCGAGGAGGAGGCCAACGCACGCCGCGGCCCCTCCGTCGAGGACCCGGGCGAGGACCTGGTCGAGGAGATCCGCCAGTCGGTGAGCGACGAGGCCATCGACGAGCGCATCTCCGAGGCCGCTCCGTCGCCGGACACCGAGCCCGCCTCGCCCGCCGAACAGGCTCCGCACGGTGACCCGGCCGCCCACGGCGGTCAGGCCCCACCGGCAGGGCAGCCCCCGGTCGACGCCCCGCCGCCCTCCGGCGCCCCGTTCCATAACCCGCAGGACCCGCAGAACCCGCCGCCGCCCCCGTGGCCGCAGGGCGGTTCCGAGGGCCAGCACCCGGGAGGTCAGTAG
- a CDS encoding CBS domain-containing protein, with the protein MLIAAILRAKGPEVVSVAPEATVAQLLTELARHNIGAVVVAAEDDTLVGIVSERDVVRHLERRGPDLLSAPVSDIMTSDVVTCTPDDTVEEISEHMTMRRFRHVPVTSEGRLAGIVSIGDLVKSRLRILEDDRAQLEAYIHGR; encoded by the coding sequence ATGCTGATAGCCGCGATCCTGCGGGCAAAGGGCCCGGAGGTGGTGAGCGTCGCTCCTGAAGCGACCGTCGCGCAGTTGCTCACCGAGCTCGCCCGTCACAACATCGGCGCCGTGGTCGTCGCCGCGGAGGACGACACGCTCGTCGGCATCGTCTCCGAACGTGACGTCGTCCGACACCTGGAGCGCCGTGGACCGGACCTGCTGTCCGCCCCGGTCTCCGACATCATGACCTCCGACGTGGTCACCTGCACCCCCGATGACACCGTCGAGGAGATCAGCGAACACATGACCATGCGCCGGTTCCGGCACGTCCCGGTCACCTCCGAGGGGCGGCTGGCGGGAATCGTCAGCATCGGTGACCTGGTCAAGAGCCGTCTACGGATCCTCGAGGACGACCGGGCCCAACTGGAGGCCTACATCCACGGCCGGTAG
- a CDS encoding type II toxin-antitoxin system VapC family toxin — protein sequence MAGRRVTGSGTLVLDSEGLSKLSHGDKRARAHLEAARRRGARVVTSALTLTEVLRGGPRDAAVHRVLARVEVVPVSPEIGRASGELLGRAGLSGHRCAIDSVVAATALRQPRPVLVLTSDPEDLAALVEEPERPRSERVAVVPL from the coding sequence ATGGCCGGACGTCGAGTGACCGGAAGCGGCACACTCGTCCTCGACAGTGAAGGGCTGTCCAAGCTCTCTCACGGGGACAAGCGAGCCCGCGCTCACCTCGAGGCCGCGCGGCGAAGAGGAGCACGCGTGGTTACCAGCGCGCTCACCCTTACCGAGGTACTCAGGGGCGGTCCGAGGGACGCCGCCGTGCACCGGGTCCTGGCGAGAGTCGAGGTCGTTCCGGTCTCGCCAGAGATCGGTAGGGCCTCGGGGGAGCTCCTTGGCAGAGCTGGTTTGTCCGGTCACCGTTGCGCGATCGATTCCGTGGTGGCGGCCACCGCGCTTCGGCAACCGAGGCCGGTCCTCGTACTGACGAGCGATCCCGAGGACCTGGCCGCGCTCGTGGAGGAACCGGAGCGGCCCAGATCAGAAAGGGTCGCGGTGGTGCCCCTCTGA
- a CDS encoding vitamin B12-dependent ribonucleotide reductase → MTETTRGPVGRKGKGPRKGLRMRRVNTTAGTHPYDTLEWERRDVVMTNWRDGTVNFEQRGVEFPVPWSVNATQIVASKYFRGAVGTPEREWSLKQLIDRVVGVYTETGRAHGYFASEEDAEVFDHELKYALAHQLFSFNSPVWFNVGTSAKAQVSACFILSVDDNMESILDWYKEEGLIFKGGSGAGVNLSRIRSSKELLSSGGAASGPVSFMRGADASAGTIKSGGATRRAAKMVVLDVDHPDIEEFVETKSREEHKIRALRDAGFDVDLGGDDMFSVQYQNANNSVRVSDAFMRAVETGSEFGLTSRTTGEVIATVDAKDLFHRMARAAWECADPGIQYDGTIQDWHTNPETGRISASNPCSEYLSLDDSSCNLASVNLLKFLREDDTFDVEGFTRLTELVITAMDISITFADFPTDKIGETTRAYRQLGIGYANLGALLMATGHAYDSEGGRAVAAAITSLMTGAAYRRSAELAGVVGPYEGYRRNEQAHKRVMRKHAAANDDLRTVGALEDPVHEAATKEWAECLKLGERHGWRNAQASLLAPTGTIGFMMDCDTTGIEPDFSLVKYKKLVGGGSMQIVNQAIPRALKNLGYQDEQAEAIVEYVAENGHVVEAPSLRPEHYEVFDCAMGRRYIEPMGHVRMMAATQPFLSGAISKTVNVPEEATVADLEHIYYEGWRLGLKALAVYRDNCKVGQPLSTARSEGRDEGKEEVPRVVEVPRPVRRRLPKKRPSETTSFSVGGAEGYITAGSYPDDGLGEVFMKLGKQGSTLAGVMDAFSIAISIALQYGVPLETYVEKFTNMRFDPAGMTDDPDIRMAQSVVDYIFRRLALDHLPYEERAALGVLSASEREARLNGEDPAQTAVQVESYAQSAAPAEAPASPREERSEPRAPRVAPSEGFIADAPLCITCGTKMRPSGSCYACEGCGATSGCS, encoded by the coding sequence ATGACGGAAACCACGCGCGGTCCAGTGGGGCGCAAGGGCAAGGGGCCACGCAAGGGGCTCAGGATGCGGCGGGTCAACACGACCGCGGGCACGCACCCCTACGACACCCTCGAATGGGAACGCCGCGACGTCGTCATGACCAACTGGCGCGACGGCACCGTCAACTTCGAACAGCGCGGCGTGGAGTTCCCCGTCCCCTGGTCGGTGAACGCCACCCAGATCGTGGCCAGCAAGTACTTCCGCGGAGCCGTCGGCACACCTGAGCGCGAGTGGAGCCTCAAACAGCTCATCGACCGCGTCGTCGGCGTCTACACCGAGACCGGTCGCGCCCACGGCTACTTCGCCTCCGAGGAGGACGCCGAGGTCTTCGACCACGAACTCAAGTACGCCCTGGCCCACCAGCTGTTCAGCTTCAACTCCCCGGTCTGGTTCAACGTGGGGACCAGTGCTAAGGCCCAGGTGAGCGCGTGTTTCATCCTCTCCGTGGACGACAACATGGAGTCGATCCTGGACTGGTACAAGGAGGAGGGGCTGATCTTCAAGGGCGGCTCCGGCGCGGGGGTGAACCTGTCGCGGATCCGCTCCAGCAAGGAGCTGCTCTCGTCCGGCGGTGCGGCTTCGGGTCCGGTCTCCTTCATGCGCGGCGCGGACGCCTCGGCCGGGACCATCAAGTCGGGCGGGGCCACCCGGCGGGCGGCCAAGATGGTCGTGCTGGACGTGGACCATCCCGACATCGAGGAGTTCGTCGAGACCAAGTCCCGCGAGGAGCACAAGATCCGGGCGCTGCGCGACGCCGGGTTCGACGTGGACCTGGGCGGTGACGACATGTTCAGCGTCCAGTACCAGAACGCCAACAACTCGGTCCGGGTCTCTGACGCCTTCATGCGCGCGGTCGAGACCGGCTCGGAGTTCGGGCTGACCTCCCGCACCACCGGCGAGGTGATCGCCACCGTCGACGCCAAGGACCTCTTCCACCGGATGGCCCGCGCCGCCTGGGAGTGCGCGGACCCGGGCATCCAGTACGACGGCACCATTCAGGACTGGCACACCAACCCCGAAACCGGGCGCATCAGCGCAAGTAACCCATGTAGTGAATACCTGTCACTGGATGACTCGTCCTGCAACCTGGCCTCGGTCAACCTGCTGAAGTTCCTGCGTGAGGACGACACGTTCGACGTCGAGGGGTTCACCCGGCTCACCGAGCTGGTGATCACGGCGATGGACATCTCCATCACCTTCGCCGACTTTCCCACCGACAAGATCGGCGAGACCACCCGTGCCTACCGCCAGCTCGGCATCGGGTACGCGAACCTGGGTGCCCTGCTCATGGCCACCGGCCACGCCTACGACTCCGAGGGCGGGCGCGCCGTGGCCGCCGCGATCACCTCGCTGATGACCGGGGCCGCCTACCGCCGCAGCGCCGAACTGGCCGGGGTGGTCGGTCCCTACGAGGGCTACCGGCGCAACGAGCAGGCCCACAAGCGCGTCATGCGCAAACACGCCGCCGCCAACGACGACCTGCGCACCGTCGGCGCCCTGGAGGATCCCGTCCACGAGGCCGCCACCAAGGAGTGGGCCGAGTGCCTCAAACTCGGCGAACGCCACGGCTGGCGCAACGCCCAGGCCAGCCTTCTCGCACCCACTGGGACCATCGGGTTCATGATGGACTGTGACACGACCGGGATCGAGCCGGACTTCTCGCTGGTCAAGTACAAGAAGCTGGTCGGCGGCGGGTCCATGCAGATCGTCAACCAGGCGATCCCGCGGGCTCTGAAGAACCTCGGGTACCAGGACGAGCAGGCCGAGGCGATCGTGGAGTACGTCGCCGAGAACGGGCACGTGGTGGAGGCACCGTCGCTGAGGCCCGAACACTACGAGGTCTTCGACTGCGCCATGGGGCGCCGCTACATCGAACCCATGGGGCACGTGCGGATGATGGCGGCCACCCAGCCTTTCCTGTCCGGGGCGATCTCCAAGACGGTGAACGTGCCCGAGGAGGCCACGGTCGCCGACCTCGAGCACATCTACTACGAGGGCTGGCGCCTGGGGCTCAAGGCGCTGGCGGTCTACCGCGACAACTGCAAGGTGGGCCAGCCGCTGTCCACGGCCAGGAGCGAGGGCAGGGACGAGGGTAAGGAGGAGGTCCCCAGGGTCGTCGAGGTGCCCCGGCCGGTGCGGCGCCGGCTGCCCAAGAAGCGGCCGAGCGAGACCACCTCGTTCTCCGTGGGCGGAGCCGAGGGGTACATCACCGCGGGCTCCTACCCCGACGACGGGCTCGGTGAGGTCTTCATGAAGCTCGGCAAGCAGGGCTCGACCCTGGCCGGGGTCATGGACGCCTTCTCCATCGCCATCTCCATCGCGCTCCAGTACGGGGTTCCGCTGGAGACCTACGTGGAGAAGTTCACCAACATGCGCTTCGATCCGGCGGGCATGACCGACGATCCGGACATCCGTATGGCGCAGTCGGTGGTGGACTACATCTTCCGCCGCCTGGCCCTGGATCACCTGCCCTACGAGGAGCGGGCCGCCCTCGGGGTGCTGTCCGCCTCCGAGCGCGAGGCCCGGCTCAACGGCGAGGACCCGGCCCAGACCGCGGTGCAGGTGGAGTCGTACGCGCAGTCGGCGGCCCCGGCCGAGGCCCCGGCGTCCCCGCGGGAGGAGCGCTCCGAGCCCCGGGCACCCCGGGTGGCCCCGTCCGAGGGGTTCATCGCCGACGCCCCGCTGTGCATCACCTGCGGTACCAAGATGCGGCCCTCCGGCAGCTGCTACGCCTGCGAGGGCTGCGGAGCCACCAGCGGCTGCAGCTGA
- the nrdR gene encoding transcriptional regulator NrdR codes for MHCPFCRHPDTRVIDSRSTDDGAAIRRRRSCPVCERRFTTQETVLLMVAKRSGVTEPFSRTKIIAGVRRACQGRPVSEDALAKLGQQVEEEIRGRGVAEVPAHEIGLAILGPMRDLDEVAYLHFASVYRGFESLADFEAEIASLREDREADTEPAVDTASTG; via the coding sequence ATGCACTGTCCGTTCTGCCGCCATCCGGACACCCGGGTGATCGACAGCAGGTCCACCGACGACGGCGCGGCCATCCGGCGCCGCCGGTCCTGCCCCGTCTGTGAGCGCCGCTTCACCACGCAGGAGACCGTCCTGCTGATGGTGGCCAAGCGCTCGGGGGTCACCGAACCCTTCAGCCGGACCAAGATCATCGCCGGGGTGCGCCGGGCCTGCCAGGGCCGCCCCGTCTCCGAGGACGCCCTCGCCAAGCTCGGCCAGCAGGTCGAGGAGGAGATCCGCGGCCGGGGTGTGGCCGAGGTGCCCGCCCACGAGATCGGTCTGGCCATCCTGGGCCCGATGCGCGACCTCGACGAGGTCGCCTACCTGCACTTCGCCAGCGTCTACCGGGGCTTCGAGAGCCTTGCCGACTTCGAGGCGGAGATCGCCAGCCTGCGCGAGGACCGCGAGGCCGACACCGAACCCGCGGTCGACACCGCTTCCACCGGGTAG
- the lexA gene encoding transcriptional repressor LexA, giving the protein MPEENPGADGSGPTTVLSPVGDTGATAPEPPKLTARQQSVLNCIQRYVRERGYPPSIREIGESVGLSSPSSVAHQLKVLQRKGYLYRDQNRPRAVELRTPGKEGAQAITREELSADSTRAASVPLVGRIAAGGPILAEEAVEDVLALPRQLVGEGRLFMLTVVGDSMVDAAITDGDLVVIRQQQDAENGDIVAAMLDDEATVKVLRREEDGHVWLMPRNDAYEPINGDQATILGKVVTVMRRV; this is encoded by the coding sequence GTGCCGGAGGAGAATCCCGGAGCCGACGGCTCCGGACCCACCACCGTTCTTTCGCCCGTCGGTGACACGGGCGCGACCGCGCCCGAGCCCCCCAAGCTCACCGCGCGCCAGCAGAGTGTTCTGAACTGCATCCAGCGTTACGTACGGGAACGGGGCTACCCGCCGTCCATCCGGGAGATCGGTGAATCGGTCGGCCTGTCCAGCCCGTCCAGCGTGGCGCACCAGCTCAAGGTGCTCCAGCGCAAGGGCTACCTGTACCGGGACCAGAACCGGCCGCGCGCGGTCGAGCTGCGCACCCCGGGCAAGGAGGGCGCGCAGGCCATTACCCGGGAGGAGCTGTCCGCCGACTCCACCCGGGCCGCCTCTGTGCCGCTGGTCGGCCGGATCGCCGCCGGCGGTCCGATCCTGGCCGAGGAGGCGGTCGAGGACGTCCTGGCGCTGCCGCGGCAGCTGGTCGGCGAGGGTCGACTGTTCATGCTCACCGTGGTGGGCGACTCGATGGTCGACGCCGCCATCACCGACGGCGACCTGGTGGTGATCCGCCAGCAGCAGGACGCAGAGAACGGCGACATCGTCGCGGCGATGCTGGACGACGAGGCGACCGTCAAGGTACTGCGCCGCGAGGAGGACGGGCACGTCTGGCTGATGCCGCGCAACGACGCCTACGAGCCGATCAACGGGGATCAGGCCACCATCCTCGGCAAGGTCGTCACAGTCATGCGCCGGGTCTGA
- a CDS encoding alpha/beta hydrolase family protein — MSTPASAPASRTPGAPGAASVSGRPGPRVPGASGRRSALLAVLAAGALLVTACTPTDGDDGPVLPGASGHERTVSFQGGGFTVPGTFTVPTGSGDGQVPGVLIISGSGPTDRDGNSPGRPEADTNLNLARVLTGAGAASLRYDKFGSGDPADMDDAEEAALERDVDPLVYDEQMAAAYAELIAQPEVDPERTAILGHSEGALFALRAHEVLDAEPALVLAAPPGTRMLDLIDRQVTEQVRTAEARGGVGEVTAAQLLSDIRAGRAAVRAGTELPRDDSTGLFTEQNEDYLAWIDAFDPVELAGELPATTPVLVLWGEEDAQVNAEEIDRLMTGLSGAERVDLPGVDHILREYDDSPGAAALDADRPFAPEVTPAVEGFLDGLW; from the coding sequence GTGTCGACACCTGCCTCCGCCCCCGCCTCCCGTACCCCGGGCGCCCCCGGGGCCGCCAGTGTTTCCGGGCGTCCCGGTCCCCGCGTCCCAGGCGCCTCCGGCCGCCGTTCCGCGCTGTTGGCCGTGCTGGCCGCCGGTGCGTTGCTGGTCACCGCCTGCACCCCCACCGACGGTGACGACGGGCCCGTGCTGCCCGGTGCGTCCGGGCACGAGCGCACGGTCTCCTTCCAGGGCGGCGGGTTCACCGTGCCCGGCACCTTCACCGTCCCCACCGGGTCTGGTGACGGCCAGGTCCCCGGGGTGCTCATCATCTCCGGCAGCGGCCCCACCGACCGGGACGGCAACAGCCCCGGACGGCCCGAGGCCGACACCAACCTGAACCTCGCCCGGGTGCTCACCGGTGCGGGAGCGGCCTCGCTGCGCTACGACAAGTTCGGCAGCGGCGACCCGGCGGACATGGACGACGCCGAGGAGGCGGCCCTGGAACGCGACGTGGACCCCCTGGTCTACGACGAGCAGATGGCGGCCGCCTACGCGGAGCTCATCGCCCAGCCCGAGGTGGACCCCGAGCGCACTGCCATCCTGGGCCACAGCGAGGGCGCCCTGTTCGCGCTGCGCGCCCACGAGGTCCTGGACGCCGAACCCGCACTGGTGCTGGCCGCCCCGCCCGGCACCCGCATGCTCGACCTCATCGACCGTCAGGTGACCGAGCAGGTCCGCACAGCCGAGGCCCGGGGCGGGGTCGGCGAGGTGACCGCCGCACAGCTGCTCTCCGACATCCGTGCGGGACGGGCTGCGGTCCGCGCGGGCACCGAGCTGCCCCGGGACGACAGCACCGGGCTCTTCACCGAGCAGAACGAGGACTACCTGGCCTGGATCGACGCCTTCGACCCGGTGGAACTGGCCGGGGAGCTGCCCGCGACCACCCCGGTACTGGTCCTGTGGGGTGAGGAGGACGCCCAGGTCAACGCTGAGGAGATCGATCGGCTGATGACCGGCCTGAGCGGCGCCGAGCGCGTGGACCTGCCCGGTGTGGACCACATCCTGCGCGAGTACGACGACTCCCCGGGCGCGGCGGCGCTGGACGCCGACCGTCCCTTCGCCCCCGAGGTCACTCCGGCCGTCGAGGGGTTCCTCGACGGCCTCTGGTAA